From Vibrio splendidus, a single genomic window includes:
- the fusA gene encoding elongation factor G — protein sequence MADLSKYRNIGIFAHVDAGKTTTTERILKLTGQIHKTGEVHDGESTTDFMEQEAERGITIQSAAVSCFWNGHRLNVIDTPGHVDFTVEVYRSLKVLDGGIGVFCGSGGVEPQSETNWRYANESEVSRLIFVNKLDRMGADFYNVVDQVKNVLGATPLVMVLPIGREDEFVGVVDLLSRKAYVWDDTGLPENYEILDVPADMVDDVEQYREELIETAVEQDDDLMEAYMEGEEPSIEDIKRCIRKGTRDLAFFPTYCGSAFKNKGVQIILDAVVDYLPSPTEVDPQPLMDENGEETGNHAIVSTEETFKALAFKIMDDRFGALTFVRIYSGKLNKGDTILNSFTGKTERVGRMVEMQADDRNELTSAQAGDIIAIVGMKNVQTGHTLCDPKDQVTLEPMVFPTPVISIAVSPKDKGGSEKMGIAIGKMVAEDPSFQVETDEETGETILKGMGELHLDIKVDILKRTYGVDLTVGAPQVAYRETITQAIEDSYTHKKQSGGSGQFGKIDYRIKPGEPGSGFTFSSKVVGGNVPKEFWPAVEKGFGGMMENGVLAGFPTLDVEVELYDGGFHAVDSSAIAFEIAAKGAFRQSMPKAGAQLLEPIMNVDVFTPEDHVGDVIGDLNRRRGMIKDQQAGVTGVRIKADVPLSEMFGYIGHLRTITSGRGQFSMEFAQYSPCPMNVAEEVIAKVKAEKEAGK from the coding sequence ATGGCAGATTTATCGAAATACAGAAACATTGGTATTTTCGCGCACGTTGATGCGGGTAAAACAACTACCACTGAGCGTATCCTTAAGCTAACTGGTCAGATCCACAAGACTGGTGAAGTACATGATGGCGAATCAACTACTGACTTCATGGAACAGGAAGCTGAGCGCGGAATTACTATCCAATCAGCAGCTGTAAGCTGTTTCTGGAACGGTCACCGTCTAAACGTTATCGATACTCCTGGACACGTTGACTTCACAGTTGAAGTATACCGTTCTCTTAAAGTACTTGATGGCGGTATCGGTGTATTCTGTGGTTCTGGTGGTGTTGAACCACAATCAGAAACTAACTGGCGCTACGCTAACGAATCAGAAGTATCTCGTCTGATCTTCGTTAACAAACTAGACCGTATGGGTGCAGATTTCTACAACGTTGTTGATCAAGTTAAAAACGTTCTAGGTGCAACTCCTCTAGTTATGGTTCTACCAATCGGCCGCGAAGATGAATTCGTGGGTGTTGTAGACCTTCTAAGCCGTAAAGCATACGTTTGGGATGACACTGGTCTTCCTGAAAACTACGAAATTCTAGATGTTCCTGCGGACATGGTAGACGACGTAGAGCAATACCGTGAAGAGCTAATCGAAACTGCTGTAGAGCAAGACGATGACCTAATGGAAGCTTACATGGAAGGTGAAGAGCCTTCTATCGAAGACATCAAGCGTTGTATCCGTAAAGGTACTCGTGACCTAGCGTTCTTCCCAACTTACTGTGGTTCTGCATTCAAGAACAAGGGTGTTCAAATCATTCTTGACGCTGTTGTAGATTACCTACCTTCTCCAACTGAAGTTGATCCTCAACCTCTAATGGACGAGAACGGCGAAGAAACTGGCAACCACGCTATCGTTTCTACTGAAGAAACGTTTAAAGCGCTTGCATTCAAAATCATGGATGACCGTTTCGGTGCTCTAACTTTCGTTCGTATTTACTCTGGTAAATTGAACAAAGGCGACACGATTCTTAACTCATTCACAGGTAAAACTGAGCGTGTTGGCCGTATGGTTGAGATGCAAGCTGATGACCGTAACGAACTAACTAGCGCACAAGCTGGTGACATCATTGCGATCGTTGGTATGAAGAACGTGCAAACAGGTCACACTCTATGTGATCCTAAAGATCAAGTAACGCTTGAGCCAATGGTATTCCCAACTCCAGTAATCTCTATCGCTGTATCTCCAAAAGATAAAGGCGGTTCTGAGAAAATGGGTATCGCTATCGGTAAAATGGTTGCAGAAGATCCATCTTTCCAAGTTGAAACTGACGAAGAAACTGGCGAAACTATCCTGAAAGGTATGGGTGAGCTTCACCTAGACATCAAGGTAGATATCCTTAAGCGTACTTACGGCGTTGACCTAACAGTTGGTGCTCCTCAAGTTGCTTACCGTGAAACTATCACTCAAGCAATTGAAGATAGCTACACGCATAAGAAACAGTCTGGTGGTTCTGGTCAATTCGGTAAGATCGATTACCGTATCAAGCCTGGCGAACCTGGTTCTGGCTTTACGTTCTCTTCAAAAGTTGTTGGCGGTAACGTACCTAAAGAATTCTGGCCTGCTGTTGAGAAAGGCTTTGGTGGCATGATGGAAAACGGCGTACTAGCTGGCTTCCCTACGCTAGACGTTGAAGTTGAACTTTACGATGGTGGTTTCCACGCAGTCGATTCATCTGCAATCGCATTTGAAATCGCAGCGAAAGGTGCATTCCGTCAATCTATGCCTAAAGCTGGCGCGCAACTTCTTGAGCCAATCATGAACGTTGACGTATTTACTCCAGAAGATCACGTTGGTGATGTTATCGGTGACCTTAACCGTCGTCGTGGCATGATCAAAGATCAACAAGCTGGCGTAACTGGCGTTCGTATTAAAGCTGACGTACCACTTTCAGAAATGTTTGGTTACATCGGTCACCTACGTACAATTACTTCAGGCCGTGGCCAATTCTCTATGGAATTTGCACAGTACTCTCCATGTCCAATGAACGTGGCAGAAGAAGTAATCGCTAAAGTTAAAGCAGAAAAAGAAGCTGGTAAGTAA
- the radA gene encoding DNA repair protein RadA, which produces MAKAKRAYVCNDCGADFPRWQGQCNACGAWNTITEVRLAASPQVARNERLSGGYAGGATESSVQTLSEINLQEVPRFSSGFKELDRVLGGGVVPGAAILIGGNPGAGKSTLLLQTMCQLSSQLPTLYVTGEESLQQVAMRASRLGLPKEHLKMLSETNVDKICQIAEKEQPKIMVIDSIQVMHVADVQSSPGSVAQVRESATALTRYAKQNNVAVFLVGHVTKDGTLAGPKVLEHIIDCSVLLDGGTDSRFRTLRSHKNRFGAVNELGVFAMTGQGLKEVSNPSAIFLSRGEEETSGSSVMVVWEGTRPLLVEIQALVDYSQLANPRRVAVGLEQNRLSLLLAVLHKHGGLQMADQDVFVNVVGGVKVTETSADLALVMALLSSFRDRALPKDVVVFGEVGLAGEIRPVPSGQERLNEAFKHGFKRAIVPAANMPKGGIPGMQIHGVKKLSEAINAFDEL; this is translated from the coding sequence ATGGCTAAGGCAAAGCGAGCTTATGTGTGTAATGACTGTGGTGCTGACTTTCCACGTTGGCAGGGGCAGTGCAATGCATGTGGTGCTTGGAACACGATTACAGAAGTTAGGCTGGCGGCTTCACCTCAAGTTGCGCGTAATGAACGACTCAGTGGTGGTTACGCGGGTGGGGCAACAGAATCGAGCGTTCAGACATTATCGGAAATTAACCTGCAAGAAGTTCCGCGCTTTAGCAGTGGTTTCAAAGAACTCGACCGCGTACTCGGTGGTGGTGTCGTACCTGGCGCTGCGATTCTGATTGGTGGTAACCCTGGTGCCGGTAAATCAACGCTGTTGTTGCAGACCATGTGTCAGCTCTCTTCTCAGTTGCCAACACTTTATGTCACTGGTGAAGAATCACTGCAACAAGTCGCGATGCGTGCTTCTCGACTCGGTTTACCGAAAGAACATCTCAAAATGCTCTCTGAAACCAATGTTGATAAGATCTGTCAGATTGCCGAAAAAGAGCAACCTAAAATCATGGTTATCGACTCAATCCAAGTTATGCATGTCGCTGATGTTCAGTCATCGCCAGGTAGTGTGGCGCAGGTGCGCGAATCGGCAACGGCATTAACGCGCTATGCGAAACAGAACAACGTTGCGGTGTTCTTAGTGGGACACGTAACTAAAGACGGCACATTAGCGGGGCCAAAAGTACTGGAACACATTATTGATTGCTCTGTGTTGTTGGATGGCGGAACGGATAGCCGCTTTAGAACGCTGCGCAGTCACAAGAACCGTTTTGGTGCGGTCAATGAGTTGGGTGTATTTGCAATGACAGGCCAAGGCCTAAAAGAAGTCAGCAACCCATCGGCTATTTTCTTGTCTCGCGGTGAAGAAGAAACCTCGGGCAGTTCGGTCATGGTTGTGTGGGAAGGTACTCGTCCACTTCTCGTTGAAATCCAAGCGCTGGTGGACTATTCCCAGCTCGCTAATCCACGTCGTGTTGCTGTTGGTCTAGAACAAAATAGGCTTTCACTGTTATTAGCCGTGCTGCATAAACATGGCGGCTTACAAATGGCTGACCAAGATGTGTTTGTGAATGTCGTCGGTGGTGTTAAAGTAACCGAAACCAGTGCCGATCTCGCGTTGGTGATGGCACTACTTTCTAGTTTCAGAGACCGCGCATTACCAAAAGATGTGGTGGTTTTTGGCGAAGTCGGCCTAGCGGGTGAGATTCGACCTGTACCGAGCGGGCAAGAGCGCTTAAATGAGGCATTTAAACATGGCTTTAAGAGAGCGATTGTTCCGGCGGCTAACATGCCAAAAGGGGGCATTCCAGGAATGCAGATCCATGGTGTGAAAAAATTATCAGAAGCAATTAATGCTTTTGATGAGTTGTAA
- a CDS encoding PilZ domain-containing protein, with protein MQQSEILSVAERLIPAYHAEDFEFLLSQMTEGESPSLKLLVKMELNRIMAPCTKSIDLRGRIDTECRQFTLDGRKHWLDDIALNAYQRGTKKFKGYTEGAWELVMTPRTQPLRNIVKTSSQHNQDLTNANSPYEAEAINLGYDLKRQENRLKISSQVEIITSKGQSLHGVTVDISPSGAKFKVPSAFKYNLGEIISVKFTELIEKSQENDVYQAVEFRVLGIDESYENNAVKFLRTIKVSNNNIVARLLDESLNSSSKKTSHENQDRIIRTRTRGIEHTYLKHTCNLPLFFSGSELKLALLTDNNHPLWQYWHDERNQQALGTLFNEQRMNLLAKPGVKGTSNVIYSFTHEHQDKTLFYSMMLPEASREQRQLFWHIGGKRKSWKAFKFSVFELSDTERQALAKHSDTLAQSSAQLTHCGILQEIGDHESAADYLLSEKPRIPSSELNRFRHPRSVVGNIQSIYFDSQTRRKEPRYQFKSPLQLTSQDGAAANGHTLDISKRGLSIALEHPMVLKINDPVLVNFNELQLYDKNLPLSTVPYHVIRVSPNGRNVQLVIAENTKTMRTIAFLNGLIDQNQSKLIKKKEILPTHSLLESLHNILLSKMVSNPIFIDKPGSTLRCKIIGVNFPLNKHLALLAKLGHNQKFSLEPIFKGHSNSLLAEPLKRIEGAEPKHHDVYIAAVKFGDKIQSVHTKLVKDFASAKERILFIKKAQHLGDVYVLRVTTAPIFNPLTSLFQSDLEELSRISMHQAKKLENEVTAFIGYGEIEDITDEVLIRLELTR; from the coding sequence ATGCAGCAATCTGAAATTCTATCTGTAGCAGAACGACTTATCCCGGCCTACCACGCTGAGGACTTTGAATTCCTTCTTTCTCAAATGACAGAAGGCGAATCGCCGTCTCTAAAGCTGCTTGTTAAAATGGAATTGAATCGTATCATGGCTCCGTGCACAAAGAGCATTGATTTACGCGGACGTATTGACACTGAATGTCGTCAATTTACGTTAGATGGTCGTAAACACTGGCTTGATGATATTGCTTTGAACGCGTATCAACGTGGTACTAAAAAGTTTAAAGGCTATACAGAGGGCGCGTGGGAGTTAGTGATGACTCCGCGAACTCAGCCACTTCGTAATATCGTTAAAACCTCGTCTCAACATAATCAAGATCTCACTAACGCTAATAGCCCGTATGAAGCGGAAGCCATTAACCTCGGTTACGACTTAAAGCGTCAAGAAAACAGACTCAAGATTAGCTCACAGGTTGAGATCATCACATCTAAAGGCCAAAGCCTACACGGTGTGACGGTTGATATTTCCCCGTCGGGTGCAAAATTCAAGGTACCGAGCGCTTTTAAGTACAACCTCGGTGAGATCATCAGCGTTAAGTTCACAGAGCTTATCGAAAAGTCGCAAGAAAACGATGTTTACCAAGCGGTCGAATTCCGCGTTCTGGGCATTGATGAGTCTTACGAGAATAACGCAGTCAAATTTTTAAGAACCATCAAGGTAAGCAATAACAATATTGTAGCCCGCTTGCTTGATGAGTCTTTGAATAGCTCAAGCAAGAAAACCAGCCATGAGAATCAAGATAGAATCATTCGAACTCGTACTCGAGGTATCGAACACACCTATCTCAAGCACACCTGTAATCTTCCTCTTTTCTTTAGCGGCAGTGAACTAAAGCTAGCTCTACTTACGGATAACAACCATCCGCTGTGGCAATACTGGCACGATGAGCGAAACCAACAAGCACTGGGTACCCTGTTCAACGAACAACGAATGAACTTGCTGGCTAAACCTGGCGTAAAGGGAACCAGTAACGTTATTTACTCGTTTACTCATGAGCATCAAGACAAGACCTTGTTCTACTCAATGATGCTTCCTGAAGCCTCTCGAGAGCAAAGACAGTTGTTTTGGCACATCGGTGGTAAACGTAAAAGCTGGAAGGCGTTCAAGTTCTCGGTGTTCGAACTTTCAGACACCGAGCGACAAGCCTTAGCCAAGCACTCGGATACGTTAGCTCAAAGCTCAGCACAACTGACGCATTGTGGGATTTTGCAAGAGATTGGCGATCACGAAAGTGCAGCTGACTATCTATTGAGTGAAAAACCGCGCATTCCAAGCAGTGAACTGAACCGCTTCCGTCATCCGCGTTCTGTAGTGGGGAATATTCAAAGTATCTACTTCGACTCTCAAACTCGTCGTAAAGAACCGAGGTATCAATTTAAGTCACCGTTACAGCTCACCTCACAAGATGGCGCTGCGGCTAACGGACATACCTTAGATATCTCAAAACGTGGACTCAGCATTGCTCTTGAGCATCCGATGGTACTCAAGATTAATGATCCGGTATTAGTAAACTTCAATGAACTGCAGCTCTACGACAAAAACCTGCCATTAAGCACCGTGCCTTACCACGTGATTCGAGTCAGCCCGAATGGTCGCAACGTGCAGTTGGTTATCGCCGAGAACACAAAGACAATGCGTACTATCGCCTTTCTCAATGGGCTTATCGATCAAAACCAAAGCAAGTTGATTAAGAAGAAAGAGATACTGCCAACACATTCTCTGCTCGAGTCTCTACACAACATTTTGCTGAGCAAGATGGTCAGCAACCCAATATTCATTGATAAACCGGGCTCAACACTGCGTTGTAAGATCATTGGCGTAAACTTCCCGCTGAATAAACACTTAGCACTGCTCGCTAAGCTTGGTCACAACCAAAAGTTCTCACTCGAACCTATTTTCAAAGGGCACTCTAACTCGCTGTTGGCTGAACCACTGAAAAGAATTGAAGGTGCTGAGCCTAAACACCATGATGTCTATATTGCTGCGGTTAAGTTTGGCGACAAGATCCAATCCGTACACACGAAGTTGGTCAAAGACTTCGCCTCGGCAAAGGAACGCATCTTATTCATCAAGAAAGCTCAGCATTTAGGTGACGTGTATGTACTACGAGTCACTACTGCACCTATTTTTAATCCGCTAACGAGTTTATTCCAGTCTGATTTAGAAGAGCTCTCACGCATCAGCATGCACCAAGCTAAGAAGCTAGAAAATGAGGTCACAGCTTTTATTGGTTATGGTGAGATAGAAGATATTACCGATGAAGTGTTGATTCGATTGGAGCTGACTCGCTAA
- the serB gene encoding phosphoserine phosphatase, translating into MDAQKYLPIKRHTTLLTRLPETRFASQLAKAKANWIVFGEYLSPQSFDDIDFFTGTYNTILDTWKVGHYEVALMSGNLTPAHEEILQALKLDYACLSEVPDLSKPGLIVMDMDSTAIQIECIDEIAKLAGVGELVSEITERAMQGELDFEQSLRQRVGALKGADESILEQVRQSLPFMPDLVELVNTLNKLGWKTAIASGGFTYFSDYLKDTLDLDHAQSNTLEIINGKLTGEVLGDVVSAQTKADVLVELAEEYELELHNTVAVGDGANDLVMMGSAGLGIAYHAKPKVEQQAQTAVRYAGLGGVLCILSGVLAKQQKISWQAKP; encoded by the coding sequence ATGGACGCTCAGAAATATCTGCCGATAAAAAGGCATACGACATTATTAACTCGACTCCCCGAGACTCGTTTCGCTTCTCAACTCGCTAAAGCCAAAGCCAACTGGATTGTATTCGGTGAGTATCTATCACCACAATCATTCGATGACATCGATTTTTTCACAGGCACTTACAACACCATTCTTGATACGTGGAAGGTAGGGCATTATGAAGTGGCTTTGATGTCAGGCAACCTAACACCAGCACACGAAGAAATCCTACAGGCCTTAAAGCTTGATTATGCTTGCCTTAGCGAGGTCCCAGACCTATCTAAGCCAGGTTTGATTGTAATGGATATGGATTCCACAGCGATTCAAATTGAATGTATCGATGAGATTGCAAAGCTAGCTGGAGTGGGGGAGTTAGTCTCTGAAATCACAGAGCGAGCAATGCAAGGTGAGCTCGACTTTGAACAGAGCCTACGCCAACGAGTAGGCGCACTGAAAGGTGCGGATGAATCTATTTTGGAGCAAGTGCGTCAATCATTGCCATTCATGCCAGACTTGGTTGAGCTAGTGAATACTCTGAATAAGCTTGGTTGGAAGACGGCAATTGCTTCAGGTGGCTTTACTTACTTCTCTGACTATCTGAAAGATACGCTTGATCTTGACCACGCTCAGTCAAACACGCTTGAAATCATCAATGGTAAATTGACGGGTGAAGTCTTAGGCGATGTTGTTTCGGCGCAGACTAAAGCGGATGTCTTGGTAGAGTTGGCTGAAGAGTACGAATTGGAACTGCATAACACTGTTGCCGTTGGTGATGGTGCTAATGACTTGGTTATGATGGGTTCTGCAGGTTTAGGCATCGCCTACCATGCGAAACCAAAAGTAGAGCAACAAGCTCAAACTGCTGTGCGTTATGCCGGTTTAGGCGGGGTACTTTGCATCTTGTCGGGTGTGTTAGCTAAGCAGCAAAAAATCAGCTGGCAAGCGAAGCCTTAG
- a CDS encoding YtjB family periplasmic protein, whose protein sequence is MNESLFSIRNALRMLALILLATMFVVTIKNTVVISKGNEKIQAKQLETLTKLLISQASLSASKAITQQDQERLLDLTNQLSQDRLVFDTTIYDAEGIRLASSEKALSVREVLGLDTPLSTASIGRQQLVEPIYSPEKAIIGFIRVTFETGKMTAISDHHYRKSDRYMIGMVLMGFVSGVLFVMLIRRRKTKSGENLLLKNANS, encoded by the coding sequence ATGAATGAATCATTGTTCTCAATACGTAACGCTTTACGAATGCTAGCCCTCATTTTGCTGGCTACTATGTTCGTTGTAACGATTAAAAATACAGTCGTGATCAGTAAAGGTAACGAGAAGATCCAAGCAAAGCAGCTAGAAACGCTGACTAAATTGCTTATCTCTCAGGCATCGCTCTCTGCCAGTAAAGCGATCACACAACAAGACCAAGAGCGACTGCTTGATCTCACCAATCAGCTGTCTCAGGATCGCTTGGTATTCGATACCACGATATACGATGCAGAGGGGATTCGACTGGCTTCGAGTGAAAAAGCACTCTCAGTACGCGAAGTTCTAGGCTTAGATACGCCACTTTCAACAGCAAGTATCGGCAGACAGCAATTAGTTGAACCTATCTACTCTCCAGAGAAAGCGATCATTGGATTCATTCGTGTGACTTTTGAAACGGGTAAGATGACGGCGATTTCTGATCACCATTATCGTAAAAGTGATCGCTACATGATCGGCATGGTGTTGATGGGGTTTGTCAGTGGCGTGCTGTTTGTCATGCTCATTCGTAGAAGAAAAACAAAGTCTGGTGAGAACTTGCTGCTTAAGAATGCAAACTCATAA